Below is a genomic region from Bacteroidales bacterium.
CTTTCCCGTTTTAGCCGTTGAAAACCTGGCAATGCCCTCCGAGGTGCCAAACCAGATGCTGTTTTCTGTTTCAGCATACACAGCATTATTAAAAAATTCCGTAGAATTTTTGATCCCATAGTTTCCTGCATAGCGTTTTACCGTATTCGTTTTGGTGTCAATTTCAGAGATGCCCCCATGATGCCCCACCCATATTTTTTCATTTGCAAAGACCAGACTATAGCCATAATCTGACAACAATCCGGTTTCTCTGTTAAATTGTTTGGTAGTGTCTTGCCCGACCTTGAAAATCCCGTTGCCGTAAGTACTGATCCAGATGTTTCCGGCATTATCCTCTGTAATGGAATTGATCTGCACCAGTCCCTGGGCTGTTTGGATGGGAATGGTTTCTAACCGGCCCTCCTGATTTATTGCATAAAGTTGATTGCTTAACGTGCCGATTAAAATCCGGTTTTCTGAATCTTTGTAAAGGTGGTTTATGTTGTTGTAGGGTAATCCTGTATCGGTGTTGTACCAGTTTTTTTTCCCGCTTTTGAGATTTATCCGGCAAATTCCCTTCTTTGTGGCCACCCATATATTTTTTTGATCTCCCGTTATATAATTGATGGAATTTTCTAGCTCGTTGGAAGATAGCGGGATGCTTCGTATCTGTCCTGACGTGGGGTTTAGTTTATAAAGTCCCGATTTTTCGGATCCGATCCATACATCCCCTTCGGGATGCTTAAATAAGGCAGTGATCCTGTCATGAGGCAGACCTTCCGCAGTGCTGTAAACATCCAATATGTTGCCATTTTCCGGGTTGATGTGTAAAATGCCTTGATTGGAACCTGTCCATAAGTGGCCTTGCTCTCCGGCCAATGAATAAAATGAGTTTGTTTCGAACTGTTCCGTATAGGAATAGAAAAGCAGTTTTTCTTTAACAAACCGCGCCAGCCCGTCTCCATACAAACCAAACCAGATGTTCCCTTCCCTGTCTTCAAAAAGACACCGTACATCATTCGTTGGTAATCCCTTTTCACTGGTTAGATGCAAGTTTTTTCCATTTCTCTTATCGGGGTCAAATTTATATACTCCTGAACCCATAAGGCTTACCCAAACATTGCCTTCCCTGTCGGTGATTCCATCCTGTATGTTACCCAATTCTTCTTCCCCCAGCGAATCTATCCTGCTTATATTAAAATGCATGCTGTTTTTGTTTCTTTTCAGTGAAAAGATCCCTTGTCCCCTGGATATGGCGAACAATTTATCTTCCTTGTCGGAACCAATAATAGCTGTTATGTTGCCTCCGGAAAAATCCTTTATCTTTCTTTGCATTACCATGCCCTTTCCGTCCGGATCGAATCTGAAAAGAGAGAGATGTTGATCTGTGCCTATAAGTATGTATCCGTCCTCAAGGCACTTAATGGATGAAATGTATGCCTGCTCAAATGGCGAAGAGATTCGATGAACATTCTGTTGGGGATCAATCCGTAAAATTCCTTCTCGTTGTGTTGATATCCAAATATTCCCATTATTCCCTTCCGCAATACCGGTGATGGAATTTTGAGCTTCACCCGGATCGATCTTGACAAAATGATTGCCATTATAAAGGGTTATTCCACCATTCATGTGCCCAAACCAAAGATTGCCGTTTTGGTCTTTGAGGCTTTGAGTCACGAAATTGCCCGCAAGTGAATCTTTGGGGGTAAACTGGGTGAATTGAAAACCGTTAAAACGAAAAAGCCCTGCGCCGGTTCCAATCCATAAAAAACCCTGATCATCCTGATTGATCGTATAGACAAAAGGTTGAGTAAGCCCCTCGCTGTTGCTGAAATGGTTAAACTGATACCGCTGGGAATAACATTGTATGCTTCCATAATGAAGGATAGTCAAAAGCAGTATTATAAATAAGCGGTACAACATTTGGCCTTAGTTTTATTCGTCAACAACTTCCATCCTTATTTTTGGCTGATACGAGGGAATACCTCCGATAGGAACCACATAAAAGGGTAAATTCTCTCCGTACTGGTTTTGAACCACCACTACCACATTGTTATTCTTAACCAGTTCGTTCCGGTTTTTTATAAACTGCAGCTCCATGGATGAATTTCTTTCACGCTCATGCACCGGGAACCGGTCTTCTGCCCATTCGTCCTCCCCGGTTACGGTGCAAAGCAACCCGTTTTTGGCCACCGAAACAAGCCTGATGAAACCATCATTGTCCCAGTCGAAATTCTTTATTTCAATGGCCGTGGTTTTATCGTCAATATAGGGATAGATTTGGGATACGTTGTTTTGATTGTTCCACATCCGGAAGGTGTATTCGTAGGTAAACATGTTCCCGCCTTCTATTTCTTTCGATTCGTTCTGTTCCGAACTCAGATAGTAGCGGTATAAGTTGCCGTCGTTGCCACTCACACCTTCCGCGATAATTTTAAATACATATCCCTCGAATTGTTCTACATATTCTCCTTCCCGGGGATTGAAAGGACCAAAAACATGCCAGTCTTCATCATATTTTTCCTCATCTCTGAAAATTTTGGAATCCAGCAAAGTCCCGCTTTTATAATTTCCCACAGGATCAATGTTTTTGGCATCTTCATGAGTCCAGCATTCCGGTCCCCCGTAAATAGAGAATTCCACGCTGGTGTTGAATTCTCCTTTCTTCTCATCCAGTTCCCCACCGGTATCAGGATCATATACTCTTATATAGATCGGTTTTTTTACAGACTCCGGAATTTTTGCAAAGAATATCTGGCAGAAATCATCATCTCCCCAGGAGGTGTCTCCATCGCCACCAAAAGTAACCAGATAAGGGATGTTTTCATCCTCAGCAGGAGCAGCCTGGGCCAATAATACATTATCTGTTGATCCCAAAGCCCATAAAAACAGGGTAAGAAATATTATAATTGTCGTTTTATATTGTTTCATAATACACGATCATTCTTTTATTAGTATAAATTCCACCCTTCTGTTTTTCTGTCTGCCCTCCTCAGTTTGATTGTCGGCTATTGGTCTTGACTGACCATACCCTACTGCACGCAACCTGTCTTTTGAGATGCCCTTTGAAACCATATAATCCATAATTGACTGAGCCCGCTTTCTCGACAATTCCATGTTGTATCCGAACGATCCAATGTTGTCGGTATGGGCTGCAATTTCTATTTTAATATCTGAATTGTGCTTCATAATATTGACGATGCGATCAAGTATCGGGTAGGAACTTTCCGCAATTTTGTACTCATCGAAACCGAATTGGGCATTGTCTATTTCACTGAATGCTTTGTTGATTTGATTTACCACTTTTTCAGGTAATTCTCCCATAATAAAGCTTTTCACCTGTGCCTGTTCAAAACCCCGGTCAACCACATTGTCGTAAACCGGGTAAATGGATTGCAATGATTTTCTTTGTCCCACCGTGTAACTATACAAGCTGTCGCTGTCGTTATAATATTCACTGATCTCATAGGTATCCCTTAAAGGATCGAATACGGAATCCTGTAGAGAAATTTTTTCCCTGGATGAGAGCACTTGCACCCTGAAAATTTCTTCCTCCGGGTTTCTTTCATAGGCATCGAATTCGGTGTGCAATTCATTGTTCGGGTCCTCTTCGGGATCACTGACTGTATCCGTTTTTTTCTCTTTTCCTTCCTGATGCATGGCCAGCGCCTGATAGTCTTCAAACACCCTGACTTCTTTCCATACACAGTGATTTTCTTTTGCTCCTGTGGTGTCGTTTGTTCCTGTTATTCCCAGTTTAACCCTGTAATTTCCTTTCTTTTTGAAAGTGTGTTGGGCTTTTGGTCCTTTTGCAGAGGTTCCGTCACCAAAATTCCAGTAATAATTTTCAATTTGAACTGAAGGCAGATTGGATTCCAACCCGTCAAATTCTATTTCCTTATTTTTAATAAAAGCGTCTTTGGATCGAATGAAGGGCTGTACAGCATCTTTGATCTCAAATTCAAACTCCTGCTGGGTGAAGAATACATTGCCTGTTCTGTTGTCTATCATATTGAGCTTAACCTCGTATGTTCCCGTTCCCGGGAAACAATGTTCCACTTTAAGTCCGTCGCTTTGGGTACCGTCACTGAACGACCACTCGTATCTTACGGGAATGGAATCCGTTTCGTTATAGCTTTCGTCCCAAAATTGATAACAATAATTATTTTCCTGCAGCGTATCGCAATTGTGGAAAACAGAAGGCTGCGTCAGGCTAATTGTACCCAACCCCGTGTACTGACAGGATGTATCGCGGGTATCGCGGAGGTAAACCGTATAATCACCGGCAGTCAGTGCGGTAAAGACGGAGTCGTTCACCCAGGTGGCGCCCGAATCGATGCTGAACTCATAATCACCTGATCCTTCCGATGGATCTACTTCAAATGCCCCGTCTGATCTCCCGAAAGAGGATACATTCCGGTGTGCACTGTCCACTTCCGTTAACATCAAAGGGTCGGGTTCTCTTATGGTAGCCGTTGTTTGCGCGGAATATCCATTGGCTGCCCTGACTGTGCCGGTGTATTCTCCGGCTTTCAGGTTGTCAATATCCTTGGCTTCCGAAGCAAAACCTTCGGGACCGCTCCAGGAATAATCGTATTCATCGAACCATTTGGGTAAGCTCAATGAACCGTCATTGCTGTTGGAAGAAGCGTCGAGGGCAGTAAATTCACTTCCTTCGTTAAATTTCCAGTATCCTTCCAGTCCGGTTTCGCTGCCGGTCAATTCACTGATCATATTGTTGCGGATTTGTTCTCCCGTGCGGGCAACACTCCACACCCTCACTTCGTCAATCATTCCTTCAAAATGCCGTTCTCCTGAGTTATCCCTGCCAATATAGAAATTCCGGCCGGCATCTTGTTGGATTGCAGTATTGTTTTCTCTTTTTGCTATTTCGGTACCGTTTACATACAACCGCATCGTATCCCTGTTATAGGTGGCGGCCAGATGATACCATGCGCTATCTGTAATATGGATCGGCTCGGTCAGTGCAGTCTCTCCGGTATAGAATATGAGCTCATCTTTTTCATACCGCAGGTGGTACTGCTGATCTCTACCCATAACCTGCCATTTATCCGTTGCCCGACCGGTTATTCGGATCCAGGCTTCCAGGGTAATGCTTCCGGTTATATCCAGGGAAGCATCTGGCGGGATGATGACGTCATCGTTGGTGCCGTTAAAGGAAAGTGCCTGCCTGCCGGGAGTATAATCGTTCACTGCCAGGTCAATGCCGCCGGAACTTTCGCCATGGCAGGTATTGTGTATAAGCGTTGTGTTCAGATCCATGGTGTCGGTGACTGAAAT
It encodes:
- a CDS encoding tandem-95 repeat protein; translation: MVNRLNLLLYFASLLFICRAEASAQDSIPVALDDRYSTGINDTLTISPPGVLSNDFNKALNAVKIHGPEHGSVELNTDGSFTYMPETGFIGQDSFTYEANDGSTQSNMATVTVYIHTKAKGYKNSMDEKVNAVPVASEDSITVKEDRTHDEPAPGILSNDSDPDSAPEPLTADLVRDVSHGSLILHADGSFEYTPERNFFGRDRFTYRPFDGEYYGSETRVQITVDNVNDPPVVINDVLSTWVNTTATGNLLGNDYDPDDDRIRIPSVKEDLTHRGGTVTIDTGGSFTYSPPEDFTGTDQYNYKVSDTGSPPLSSSGTLYISVTDTMDLNTTLIHNTCHGESSGGIDLAVNDYTPGRQALSFNGTNDDVIIPPDASLDITGSITLEAWIRITGRATDKWQVMGRDQQYHLRYEKDELIFYTGETALTEPIHITDSAWYHLAATYNRDTMRLYVNGTEIAKRENNTAIQQDAGRNFYIGRDNSGERHFEGMIDEVRVWSVARTGEQIRNNMISELTGSETGLEGYWKFNEGSEFTALDASSNSNDGSLSLPKWFDEYDYSWSGPEGFASEAKDIDNLKAGEYTGTVRAANGYSAQTTATIREPDPLMLTEVDSAHRNVSSFGRSDGAFEVDPSEGSGDYEFSIDSGATWVNDSVFTALTAGDYTVYLRDTRDTSCQYTGLGTISLTQPSVFHNCDTLQENNYCYQFWDESYNETDSIPVRYEWSFSDGTQSDGLKVEHCFPGTGTYEVKLNMIDNRTGNVFFTQQEFEFEIKDAVQPFIRSKDAFIKNKEIEFDGLESNLPSVQIENYYWNFGDGTSAKGPKAQHTFKKKGNYRVKLGITGTNDTTGAKENHCVWKEVRVFEDYQALAMHQEGKEKKTDTVSDPEEDPNNELHTEFDAYERNPEEEIFRVQVLSSREKISLQDSVFDPLRDTYEISEYYNDSDSLYSYTVGQRKSLQSIYPVYDNVVDRGFEQAQVKSFIMGELPEKVVNQINKAFSEIDNAQFGFDEYKIAESSYPILDRIVNIMKHNSDIKIEIAAHTDNIGSFGYNMELSRKRAQSIMDYMVSKGISKDRLRAVGYGQSRPIADNQTEEGRQKNRRVEFILIKE
- a CDS encoding SpoIIE family protein phosphatase; translation: MTILHYGSIQCYSQRYQFNHFSNSEGLTQPFVYTINQDDQGFLWIGTGAGLFRFNGFQFTQFTPKDSLAGNFVTQSLKDQNGNLWFGHMNGGITLYNGNHFVKIDPGEAQNSITGIAEGNNGNIWISTQREGILRIDPQQNVHRISSPFEQAYISSIKCLEDGYILIGTDQHLSLFRFDPDGKGMVMQRKIKDFSGGNITAIIGSDKEDKLFAISRGQGIFSLKRNKNSMHFNISRIDSLGEEELGNIQDGITDREGNVWVSLMGSGVYKFDPDKRNGKNLHLTSEKGLPTNDVRCLFEDREGNIWFGLYGDGLARFVKEKLLFYSYTEQFETNSFYSLAGEQGHLWTGSNQGILHINPENGNILDVYSTAEGLPHDRITALFKHPEGDVWIGSEKSGLYKLNPTSGQIRSIPLSSNELENSINYITGDQKNIWVATKKGICRINLKSGKKNWYNTDTGLPYNNINHLYKDSENRILIGTLSNQLYAINQEGRLETIPIQTAQGLVQINSITEDNAGNIWISTYGNGIFKVGQDTTKQFNRETGLLSDYGYSLVFANEKIWVGHHGGISEIDTKTNTVKRYAGNYGIKNSTEFFNNAVYAETENSIWFGTSEGIARFSTAKTGKDTIAPQLNITEIFVNNQKIDASKNLTLEPGNYQLEFNYIGLQLRDPESVQYQYQLKGYTKGWSEFTTERQATFGNVRPGEYTFRLRALNMDGISTGKPMEVNILIKQHIYQRTWFYVVLGIALLGLGYLIIVIRERKLVREKRKLESKVRERTEELHTTNEELALRNKDMTSSMEYAKRIQFAILPSQIPFDNVMVFFRPKEIVSGDFYWFTVYEGLQYMAAVDCTGHGIPGAFMSFIGHISLKKILIEHKIQKPSEILYHLNEEVANTLNQKDDDSVKDGMDIGLACYNPASGELQYAGGFIPLWLIRDNELYEYKANRFSIGYSIEENPEFTNYSIKLKKGDSIYMMSDGFASQFGGKRGKKYKTRHLKNLIHSIHQYDIREQEKMLGETLDQWMDSQEQVDDILIIGRNF